The Primulina huaijiensis isolate GDHJ02 chromosome 17, ASM1229523v2, whole genome shotgun sequence genome window below encodes:
- the LOC140962873 gene encoding uncharacterized protein, translating into MADPESSVPFLRGEMGDRKKRNERPKEPWKGEFAKSIVYAGLDAIVTSFSLISSISAGRLSSVDVLVLGIANLVADGISMGFGDYMSTSTERDLAANERSLTEWDVENHRRLQQQELLHRYQELGMDANDANTVVNIFGKYRDMLVDEKMATVKGMLAPDQTEKPWKNGLVTFVAFLIFGSAPILSFIILIPFTHNQNVKFVGACILSAVALALLGTAKAKIAGQNYWVSAGITVFNGAIAGAAAYAIGWTLRNVAGLEE; encoded by the exons ATGGCTGATCCTGAAAGCAGCGTCCCATTTCTGAGAGGCGAAATGGGTGATCGAAAGAAGAGGAATGAGCGGCCGAAAGAGCCGTGGAAAGGAGAATTCGCGAAGAGCATTGTGTACGCTGGGCTTGATGCCATTGTTACATCGTTCTCTCTTATTTCCTCCATCTCCGCCGGCCGCCTATCTTCTG TGGATGTATTGGTTTTGGGAATTGCAAATCTGGTGGCGGATGGGATATCGATGGGATTTGGAGATTACATGTCGACCAGTACTGAGAGAGATCTCGCCGCGAACGAGAGGTCCCTCACGGAGTGGGATGTGGAAAACCACCGGAGGCTTCAGCAGCAAGAATTGCTCCACCGCTATCAGGAACTTGGGATGGATGCtaatgatgcgaacacg GTTGTGAACATATTCGGCAAGTATAGAGACATGCTCGTAGACGAAAAAATGGCGACGGTGAAAGGGATGCTGGCGCCGGACCAAACAGAGAAACCATGGAAGAACGGCCTCGTAACATTCGTGGCGTTTCTTATATTCGGGTCTGCTCCAATCTTGTCCTTCATAATCCTCATCCCATTCACTCACAACCAGAACGTTAAGTTCGTTGGAGCCTGCATTCTTTCGGCTGTGGCCCTCGCTCTTTTAGGCACTGCAAAGGCAAAGATCGCTGGTCAGAACTACTGGGTCTCAGCTGGCATAACAGTTTTCAACGGGGCTATTGCTGGTGCCGCTGCGTATGCAATCGGGTGGACTCTTAGGAATGTGGCTGGATTGGAAGAATGA
- the LOC140963245 gene encoding LOW QUALITY PROTEIN: ribosomal lysine N-methyltransferase set10 (The sequence of the model RefSeq protein was modified relative to this genomic sequence to represent the inferred CDS: inserted 3 bases in 2 codons), giving the protein MGSEEAKLELFLQWLNVNGVELRACDIKYCGSGKGFGVFSSDVAPDGILLVVPLDLAITPMRVLQDPLLGPECRAMLGEGGVDDRLLIMLFLMVEXLRKNSYWKPYLDMLPNTFGNPLWFSEDDLLELRGTTLHRATEMQKKILKSLFEGKVKKLVEKLLAHDGNSGSFGSEVRFEDFLWANSIFWARALNIPFPHACVFPRVTEEQDKTSSMNLVQLLNMLLLKSWLIPSFTVASTLEGENLWVEGLVPGIGFCNHNLKAAATWEVDGTGSTTGIPFSMYLLSVGKNNFQVENEISISYGKKGNEELLYLYGFLIKDNPDDYLMIHYPLEAISDVPLSEAKRQLLEAQNCEWRCLLPRNLLNNGFFPXESSSGDSNSKGTDGQGCNYSWSGHRNMPSYASKLIFPEDFLSALRTISMRENELYEVSSLLEEVCFEFWLHYSS; this is encoded by the exons ATGGGTTCAGAAGAAGCAAAGCTTGAGCTTTTTCTTCAGTGGCTAAAC GTGAATGGAGTGGAGCTACGGGCTTGTGATATCAAATATTGTGGCTCGGGCAAAGGTTTTGGAGTTTTCTCATCTGATGTTGCTCCTGATG GAATTCTGCTGGTGGTTCCTCTTGATTTAGCAATTACTCCTATGAGGGTGCTACAAGATCCTTTACTTGGACCTGAATGCAGGGCAATGCTTGGTGAAGGGGGTGTAGATGATCGATTGTTGATAATGCTGTTTCTTATGGTGG CATTACGAAAGAACTCTTATTGGAAGCC GTATCTTGATATGCTTCCTAATACATTTGGAAATCCGCTTTGGTTTTCTGAAGATGACCTTTTGGAGCTGAGAGGAACCACATTGCATCGTGCTACTGAAATGCAG aagaaaattttgaagtcaCTGTTTGaaggaaaagtgaagaaattGGTGGAGAAGCTTTTGGCTCATGATGGCAATTCAGGAAG ttttggcagtgaaGTGAGATTTGAAGACTTCCTTTG GGCAAATTCTATATTTTGGGCTAGGGCATTAAATATTCCCTTTCCACATGCATGTGTTTTTCCAAGAGTTACAGAAGAGCAAGACAAAACAAGCAGCATGAACCTGGTGCAACTTCTGAACATGCTTCtgttaaaaagttggttaata CCAAGTTTCACAGTTGCTTCCACTTTAGAAGGAGAGAATCTATGGGTTGAGGGTCTCGTCCCTGGAATTGGTTTTTGCAATCATA ACTTAAAAGCTGCTGCAACTTGGGAAGTTGATGGAACTGGATCAACAACCGGAATTCCTTTTTCCATGTACCTACTTTCAG TTGGGAAAAATAATTTCCAAGTCGAGAATGAGATTTCTATCAGTTATGGTAAAAAGGGAAACGAG GAATTGCTGTACTTGTATGGATTTCTTATAAAGGATAATCCAGATGACTATCTTATG ATTCATTATCCTCTGGAAGCTATTTCTGACGTTCCTTTATCTGAGGCCAAAAGGCAGCTTCTTGAAGCACAG AATTGCGAGTGGAGATGTCTTTTGCCTAGGAATTTGCTAAACAATGGTTTTTTTCC TGAAAGTTCATCTGGAGACTCTAATAGCAAGGGGACAGATGGTCAAGGTTGCAATTATAGTTGGAGTGGCCACCGCAACATGCCCTCTTATGCCAGTAAACTTATTTTTCCCGAAGACTTTTTGAGTGCCTTAAGAACAATATCAATGAGAGAGAACGAGCTTTACGAGGTTTCATCGTTACTTGAAGAagtatgttttgagttttggctGCATTATTCATCTTGA
- the LOC140963417 gene encoding peroxisome biogenesis protein 16-like isoform X1, with product MDSYKRWVRRNRDYVHSLESLANGLTWLLPERFSDSEIGPEAVTSILGMITALNEHIIDTTPAQTRTGGGEPLSFPFSLCITLLKDLETLVEVVAQQLYGEENKWNFIAITEATKVLLRLAVLQKSGYKMLLHGGESTNDGRDTDDFDARRNEFASNPGQRGVSGVLSNNHGQDPFNLEGRALFALNRFGENARTVTGPSWLHRVQHQEATMEPPTTVSETPTLYTLSKKGTPGGLFFMGEVLFILRPLIYVLLIRKYGARTWLPWLASLVVDLIGNGSSSLVSVLWHNSNVFHLSNLEKHELKRRKLLWALYLMRDPFFTKYTSQRLAGTQKLLEPVPIIGPLTEKLVELLVGAQTRYTYMSGS from the exons ATGGATTCTTACAAGAGATGGGTTAGGAGGAACAGAGATTACGTGCATTCCTTGGAGTCATTAGCTAAT GGATTAACCTGGCTTCTTCCTGAGAGGTTTTCGGATTCGGAAATTGGACCAGAAGCAG TGACATCAATTCTGGGCATGATTACTGCTCTCAATGAACATATAATCGATACCACCCCAGCGCAGACTCGTACGGGGGGTGGAGAGCCTTTATCTTTCCCATTTTCATTATGCATAACTTTGCTCAAGGACTTGGAAACTCTTGTTGAAGTTGTGGCGCAACAATTATATGGCGAAGAAAATAAATGGAATTTCATTGCCATAACTGAAGCTACCAA GGTATTGCTTAGATTGGCTGTGTTGCAAAAGAGTGGATATAAAATGCTTTTGCATGGTGGGGAGAGTACAAATGATGGTAGGGACACTGATGATTTTGATGCCCGCAGAAATGAGTTTGCATCCAATCCTGGCCAGCGCGGGGTTTCTGGTGTTTTAAGCAATAATCATGGACAGGACCCATTTAATCTTGAAGGGAGGGCTTTGTTTGCATTAAATAGATTCGGCGAAAATGCCCGTACGGTTACTGGCCCGTCGTGGTTGCACAGGGTTCAGCACCAGGAGGCGACGATGGAGCCTCCGA CGACCGTGTCAGAGACACCAACTCTCTACACCTTGTCCAAGAAGGGTACTCCTGGGGGTTTATTTTTTATGGGAGAAGTACTGTTTATCTTAAGACCTCTCATTTATGTTTTGTTAATAAGAAAGTATGGGGCACGGACATGGCTTCCTTGGCTTGCTTCATTGGTAGTGGACCTCATCGGAAATGGAAGTAGTTCATTGGTCTCAGTTTTGTGGCACAATAGCAATGTTTTTCATCTTTCCAACCTTGAAAAACATGAG TTGAAAAGACGGAAGCTGCTATGGGCGCTTTATCTCATGAGAGATccttttttcacaaaatatacCAG CCAAAGACTCGCTGGCACTCAAAAGCTACTAGAACCGGTTCCCATCATTGGCCCTCTTACTG AGAAACTTGTTGAACTTCTTGTCGGAGCCCAGACACGATACACTTACATGTCTGGATCATGA
- the LOC140963417 gene encoding peroxisome biogenesis protein 16-like isoform X2, with product MITALNEHIIDTTPAQTRTGGGEPLSFPFSLCITLLKDLETLVEVVAQQLYGEENKWNFIAITEATKVLLRLAVLQKSGYKMLLHGGESTNDGRDTDDFDARRNEFASNPGQRGVSGVLSNNHGQDPFNLEGRALFALNRFGENARTVTGPSWLHRVQHQEATMEPPTTVSETPTLYTLSKKGTPGGLFFMGEVLFILRPLIYVLLIRKYGARTWLPWLASLVVDLIGNGSSSLVSVLWHNSNVFHLSNLEKHELKRRKLLWALYLMRDPFFTKYTSQRLAGTQKLLEPVPIIGPLTEKLVELLVGAQTRYTYMSGS from the exons ATGATTACTGCTCTCAATGAACATATAATCGATACCACCCCAGCGCAGACTCGTACGGGGGGTGGAGAGCCTTTATCTTTCCCATTTTCATTATGCATAACTTTGCTCAAGGACTTGGAAACTCTTGTTGAAGTTGTGGCGCAACAATTATATGGCGAAGAAAATAAATGGAATTTCATTGCCATAACTGAAGCTACCAA GGTATTGCTTAGATTGGCTGTGTTGCAAAAGAGTGGATATAAAATGCTTTTGCATGGTGGGGAGAGTACAAATGATGGTAGGGACACTGATGATTTTGATGCCCGCAGAAATGAGTTTGCATCCAATCCTGGCCAGCGCGGGGTTTCTGGTGTTTTAAGCAATAATCATGGACAGGACCCATTTAATCTTGAAGGGAGGGCTTTGTTTGCATTAAATAGATTCGGCGAAAATGCCCGTACGGTTACTGGCCCGTCGTGGTTGCACAGGGTTCAGCACCAGGAGGCGACGATGGAGCCTCCGA CGACCGTGTCAGAGACACCAACTCTCTACACCTTGTCCAAGAAGGGTACTCCTGGGGGTTTATTTTTTATGGGAGAAGTACTGTTTATCTTAAGACCTCTCATTTATGTTTTGTTAATAAGAAAGTATGGGGCACGGACATGGCTTCCTTGGCTTGCTTCATTGGTAGTGGACCTCATCGGAAATGGAAGTAGTTCATTGGTCTCAGTTTTGTGGCACAATAGCAATGTTTTTCATCTTTCCAACCTTGAAAAACATGAG TTGAAAAGACGGAAGCTGCTATGGGCGCTTTATCTCATGAGAGATccttttttcacaaaatatacCAG CCAAAGACTCGCTGGCACTCAAAAGCTACTAGAACCGGTTCCCATCATTGGCCCTCTTACTG AGAAACTTGTTGAACTTCTTGTCGGAGCCCAGACACGATACACTTACATGTCTGGATCATGA
- the LOC140962889 gene encoding UTP:RNA uridylyltransferase 1-like produces the protein MNGGDAPPAQPVNGGEFLLQLLRKPSNSRPPIHVFPQSSQAFSLDPAVASVGSTIPDFAMPQLPYQSKGGDLPYRPWGNNPPPPFAPHNFFPQNPNANTVLNPDFISPPRRHNHSTDQYGVQLNRSSHGEDMRKSGFTAGNSKPTPAYQPEQNLIFGSVNHHMLRNGASLGGDAMNESFGQRGKLGNSYLMEGFGMDRRSNNFIGNSAEVNGMTRGNSNGRRAFENERRVNGNNRGKQSYNGNYRAMAPQPQGFSSKMQDPRNGEYGNRRTLNHNGVKGKGSLGGFSGTDKCSNQLDSPGLPAGSNFHSVSVSDIEGSMMGLHEDDQEESRNSGSVNMSKDQRGSEMDDLEDQLVSSLGLGDESDEKSDKATFVRDKDYRSDKRGQWIMGQRMRNQKRLTPCRSDINRLNVPFIVRYESLIPSEEEKVKQKQLLTVLENLVIKEWPEARLYLYGSCANSFGFSKSDLDICLAMEDENADKCEILLKLADILKSDNFQNVQALTRARVPIVKLMDPDTGISCDICVNNVLAVVNTKLLRDYAHIDGRLRQLAFIVKHWAKSRAVNETYQGTLSSYAYVLMCIHFLQQRRPAILPCLQAMDVTYSATVNNVEYAYFDKVEKLSNFGDQNGESIAQLVWAFFFYWAYCHDYANDVISIRMGCTLSKRAKDWTRRVGNDRHLICIEDPFEVSHDLGRVVDKYSIRVLREEFERAAEIMQYDSNPCVTLFEPYVPN, from the exons ATGAACGGAGGCGATGCGCCGCCGGCTCAGCCCGTGAATGGCGGCGAGTTTCTCCTCCAACTCCTCCGCAAGCCATCGAATTCTCGCCCGCCAATTCACGTGTTTCCGCAGTCCTCACAAGCCTTCTCGCTTGACCCGGCTGTCGCGTCGGTGGGTTCTACGATACCGGATTTTGCCATGCCTCAGCTGCCGTATCAATCCAAGGGTGGAGATTTACCTTATCGTCCATGGGGTAACAATCCACCACCACCTTTCGCTCCACACAATTTCTTCCCACAAAACCCTAACGCAAACACTGTTTTAAACCCTGATTTTATATCTCCACCTCGGAGACACAATCACTCTACGGATCAATACGGTGTACAGTTGAATCGTTCATCGCACGGTGAGGATATGAGAAAATCAGGGTTTACTGCTGGCAATTCGAAACCTACCCCAGCTTATCAACCAGagcaaaatttaatttttggatcGGTAAATCACCATATGCTACGCAATGGTGCCAGTTTAGGAGGGGATGCTATGAATGAAAGCTTTGGTCAAAGGGGAAAACTTGGAAACTCGTATCTTATGGAGGGTTTTGGGATGGATAGAagatcaaataattttattggAAATTCAGCCGAAGTCAATGGAATGACACGTGGAAATTCTAATGGACGGAGGGCTTTCGAGAACGAAAGAAGAGTTAATGGTAATAACCGGGGGAAGCAAAGTTATAATGGAAACTATAGGGCCATGGCGCCACAGCCGCAAGGATTTTCAAGTAAGATGCAGGATCCGAGAAACGGGGAGTATGGAAATAGGAGGACTTTAAACCATAATGGGGTCAAGGGTAAGGGTAGTTTGGGTGGTTTTAGCGGGACTGATAAATGTAGCAATCAACTTGATTCCCCCGGATTGCCGGCGGGTAGCAATTTTCACTCTGTTTCAGTTTCTGATATCGAGGGGTCAATGATGGGGCTTCATGAAGATGATCAGGAAGAATCGAGGAACAGTGGGTCGGTTAACATGAGTAAGGATCAGAGGGGGAGTGAGATGGATGATTTAGAGGATCAGCTTGTAAGTTCTCTGGGACTCGGGGATGAGTCTGATGAGAAGAGTGATAAAGCAACTTTTGTCCGTGACAAG GATTATAGATCTGACAAGAGAGGACAGTGGATTATGGGTCAGAGAATGAGAAATCAGAAAAGGCTGACACCATGTCGAAGTGACATAAACAGGCTGAATGTGCCATTTATAGTTCGTTATGAATCTTTAATCCCATCTGAGGAAGAAAAGGTCAAACAAAAACAATTGTTGACAGTATTGGAGAACCTTGTTATTAAGGAATGGCCTGAGGCTCGATTATATCTTTATGGATCATGTGCCAACTCATTTGGATTTTCAAAAAGCGATCTTGATATTTGCCTTGCAATGGAAGATGAGAATGCTGACAAATGTGAGATCTTGTTAAAATTGGCTGATATTTTGAAGTCTGACAATTTTCAGAATGTACAG GCACTTACCCGTGCTAGAGTCCCTATAGTTAAGCTGATGGATCCAGACACTGGTATTTCATGTGACATTTGTGTGAACAACGTTCTGGCAGTTGTTAACACGAAGCTGCTTCGAGATTATGCTCACATAGATGGTAGACTCCGACAGCTGGCTTTCATTGTGAAACATTGGGCTAAATCACGTGCTGTCAATGAAACATACCAAGGAACGTTGTCGAGTTATGC GTATGTGTTGATGTGCATTCATTTCTTACAACAGCGAAGGCCTGCCATTCTCCCATGCTTGCAG GCGATGGATGTTACTTATTCTGCCACTGTAAACAATGTTGAATATGCTTACTTTGATAAAGTGGAAAAGCTTTCGAATTTCGGGGACCAGAATGGAGAAAGTATTGCTCAGTTGGTGTGGGCTTTTTTCTTTTACTGGGCGTATTGCCATGATTATGCAAATGATGTTATATCAATTCGCATGGGATGCACTCTGAG CAAGAGAGCTAAAGACTGGACTAGAAGGGTCGGTAATGACCGCCACCTGATATGTATCGAGGATCCATTCGAGGTATCCCATGATCTTGGTAGAGTTGTGGACAAGTACAGTATTAGAGTCCTGCGAGAAGAGTTCGAACGAGCTGCAGAAATAATGCAGTATGACTCCAATCCGTGTGTGACTTTGTTTGAGCCCTATGTTCCTAACTGA
- the LOC140963320 gene encoding probable carboxylesterase 9, producing the protein MSRFDPYEHVNVSLNPDGSLTRYMKLPTSPPTGEVPQIPGTPVLSKDVTLDADKKTWMRIYRPAKLPSNDNTVVRLPIILFFHAGGWIQMSLANTILHEMSNKISSDVPAILVAVDFRLAPENRLPAQYEDAIDAIHWVRNQLTDGDGDRWIRDYGDSSRCYLYGSSCGANIAFNAAMRIHDLNLAPLTVVGIILNQPFFGGKARTRSELKLATDQYFPLPVIDMLWELALPLGTDRDHRFCNPFEDIQVKEKLKSVGRCLVIGFGGDPLIDRQQKFVQMLVEQGVMVEARFDDVGFHGIDMIDTRRANAIVNFIKEFV; encoded by the coding sequence ATGTCCAGATTTGATCCCTACGAACATGTAAACGTATCCCTCAATCCAGATGGCTCACTCACTCGCTACATGAAGCTCCCAACCTCCCCGCCAACCGGCGAAGTCCCCCAAATCCCCGGCACGCCAGTGCTCAGCAAAGATGTCACTCTCGACGCCGACAAGAAAACATGGATGCGAATCTACCGACCCGCCAAACTCCCATCCAACGACAACACTGTCGTACGTCTCCCCATCATCTTGTTCTTCCATGCCGGCGGCTGGATCCAGATGAGCCTCGCCAACACCATTCTCCATGAGATGAGCAACAAGATCTCCAGCGACGTCCCCGCCATCCTCGTCGCCGTGGACTTCCGTCTCGCGCCGGAGAATCGCCTCCCCGCTCAGTACGAAGACGCGATCGACGCCATACACTGGGTGAGAAACCAGCTAACGGACGGTGATGGAGACCGGTGGATAAGGGACTACGGTGACTCCTCGAGATGCTACCTCTACGGTTCGAGCTGTGGCGCCAACATCGCGTTCAATGCCGCGATGCGGATACATGATCTCAACCTCGCCCCGCTGACTGTCGTCGGAATCATACTGAACCAACCGTTCTTCGGTGGGAAGGCGCGGACGAGGAGTGAGCTGAAGCTAGCGACTGATCAGTACTTTCCATTGCCAGTGATCGATATGTTGTGGGAGCTTGCGCTGCCTCTAGGGACGGATCGCGACCACCGGTTCTGCAATCCTTTTGAGGATATTCAAGTGAAGGAGAAGCTTAAATCAGTGGGGAGATGCCTTGTCATAGGGTTCGGCGGCGACCCATTAATCGATCGACAGCAGAAATTCGTGCAGATGCTAGTGGAGCAGGGTGTGATGGTGGAGGCGCGTTTCGACGACGTCGGATTCCATGGGATCGATATGATCGACACGCGCCGGGCTAACGCCATTGTTAATtttataaaagagtttgtttga
- the LOC140963321 gene encoding peptidyl-prolyl cis-trans isomerase FKBP43-like, which produces MAFWGVEVKPGKPVTHSCEKARGRLRISQATLGISDATKKSLVQCNVGNRSPVLLCALLPNSTESCHLDLEFEEADDVVFSVIGPRSVYLTGYYIQRSLQSNTHSDTESYGVDIENSHTEGSSHDSADDRYEDSFIDDDELQVSPPSPVSSDKGTDEARLDDDRMHDGKGRRKNRKKKYQVIESDSEDDNGYLLSVFKNKRSPETTMSKDGKKSSQVTEQTASRSEYGGICGSESPVKGNPPDVNVEPERLSGAKLPFLHEGTEQKNKKLEIVKELETRNKVLSNNEKALTDSNCLGNKVEVNIIDQNLLMRHGNDQMQSLDVAKAKKKRKEKVGEVEAPTNLMEMGANWSATNRKSGAENGQKSKKRKKGVQLERICEGTDSECHNIPKHDEFKQGLLNADSVSNELLEANGKHQEPKNDNIITTNSELLASDQKPNKKIRKKKQKKNEGDGSSDVFMPKMTDNKENNAMKYEHQTTNTPIQESALSNGLIIEEVTHGPPDGKVAAPGKKVKIYYTAMLKESGCIFDSNVGKPACKFLLGDKEVIGGWNLGIDGMRVGDKRRLVIPPSMGYGKHGAGENVPPNSWLVYEVELASVRG; this is translated from the exons ATGGCCTTCTGGG GCGTTGAAGTAAAACCTGGAAAGCCAGTTACTCATTCTTGTGAAAAGGCTAGAGGAAGGCTTCGAATTTCGCAG GCTACTTTGGGAATCAGTGATGCAACAAAGAAGAGCTTAGTACAGTGTAATGTGGGTAACAGAAGTCCGGTTTTGCTCTGCGCCTTGCTGCCCAATAGTACAGAGTCATGCCACTTGGATTTGGAATTTGAGGAGGCGGATGATGTAGTTTTTTCTGTTATTGGCCCACGAAGTGTCTATCTTACTGGTTACTATATCCAACGAAGTCTGCAGTCAAATACACACAGTGATAC AGAATCATATGGAGTGGATATAGAAAACTCTCATACGGAGGGATCTAGTCATGATAGTGCTGATGATAGGTATGAGGACAGTTTTATTGATGATGACGAATTACAAGTTTCCCCACCATCCCCTGTTTCAAGCGACAAAG GAACGGACGAGGCTAGACTGGACGATGATAGAATGCATGATGGAAAGGGACGTCGAAAAAATCGCAAGAAGAAATACCAAGTGATTGAGTCGGATAGTGAAGATGACAACGGGTACCTTTTATCTGTATTTAAGAACAAAAGATCTCCGGAGACAACCATGTCAAAGGATGGAAAAAAGAGTTCCCAGGTTACAGAACAAACAGCTAGCAGGTCCGAATATGGTGGAATCTGTGGCAGCGAATCACCGGTAAAGGGCAATCCTCCAGATGTGAATGTTGAACCAGAAAG ACTAAGCGGGGCAAAGCTGCCATTCCTTCATGAAGGGACCgagcaaaagaataaaaaactaGAAATTGTAAAGGAATTGGAGACTCGTAACAAAGTCCTTTCCAACAATGAGAAGGCCTTGACTGATAGTAACTGTCTTGGAAATAAGGTAGAGGTTAACATCATCGACCAAAATCTGCTTATGAGACACGGGAACGATCAGATGCAATCCCTTGACGT TGCAAAAgcaaaaaagaagagaaaagagaAGGTTGGTGAAGTTGAGGCCCCAACAAATTT GATGGAGATGGGAGCTAATTGGTCTGCAACAAATCGAAAATCCGGAGCGGAAAATGGTCAGAAATCAAAGAAGAGAAAGAAAGGTGTACAGCTAGAAAGGATATGTGAAGGAACTGATTCAGAATGTCATAATATTCCTAAACATGATGAATTCAAGCAGGGTTTATTAAATGCTGACAGTGTGTCAAATGAACTGTTGGAAGCAAATGGGAAACACCAGGAACCAAAAAATGACAA CATCATCACCACAAACTCTGAATTACTAGCTAGTGATCAAAAGCCCAATAAGAAAATTAGAAAGAAGAAGCAGAAGAAAAATGAAGGGGATGGAAGCTCAGATGTCTTCATGCCCAAAATGACAGATAATAAAGAGAACAATGCCATGAAATATGAGCATCAGACTACAAACACACCGATTCAAGAAAGTGCTTTATCAAATGGATTGATTATTGAAGAAGTGACCCATGGACCACCTGATGGAAAAGTTGCTGCTCCTGGGAAAAAG GTCAAAATTTATTACACAGCTATGTTAAAGGAGAGCGGGTGCATCTTTGACTCAAATGTTGGTAAACCTGCCTGCAAGTTTTTGTTAG GTGATAAAGAAGTTATTGGAGGATGGAACTTGGGCATTGATG GTATGCGTGTTGGGGATAAAAGGAGACTCGTTATCCCACCATCGATGGG TTATGGAAAGCATGGAGCTGGAGAAAATGTACCTCCAAATTCATGGCTTGTATATGAAGTTGAGTTGGCGAGTGTACGTGGATAA